From Brienomyrus brachyistius isolate T26 chromosome 21, BBRACH_0.4, whole genome shotgun sequence, the proteins below share one genomic window:
- the LOC125716574 gene encoding G-protein coupled receptor family C group 5 member B-like yields MRCRMLWLLCMSCTSGGLWAIWVACNHILKMTPGQSTSWEDQLWAEVLAVQAWLLLLFHAAPEAYACLRPPRQPSGLDGVGPAPAPPRSREASIEEGLPLSPQPSVESQGSPSRSSSAGSGSQRSGSAEPTPSTSFHIEMSSNAEPMPSTSTGIYHIWHTQSSGF; encoded by the exons ATGCGTTGCAGGATGTTGTGGCTGCTCTGCATGAGCTGCACCTCTGGTGGGCTGTGGGCCATCTGGGTGGCCTGTAATCATATTTTGAAAATGACACCCGGCCAGTCCACCAGTTGGGAGGACCAGTTGTGGGCAGAGGTGCTAGCAGTGCAGGCCTGGCTGTTGCTGCTGTTCCACGCTGCCCCTGAGGCCTACGCCTGCCTGCGTCCACCTCGACAGCCCTCAGGTCTTGATGGTGTTGGCCCCGCACCAGCCCCACCCCGCTCAAGGGAGGCCAGTATAGAGGAGGGCCTTCCCCTGTCCCCCCAGCCCAGTGTAGAGAGCCAGGGCTCTCCATCTCGCAGCAGCTCAG CTGGTTCTGGAAGTCAGAGAAGTGGAAGTGCAGAACCAACGCCCAGCACATCCTTCCACATCGAGATGAGCAGCAACGCA gagcccatgccctccacctccaccggaatatatcacatttggcaTACACAGTCATCGGGATTTTGA